The Panicum hallii strain FIL2 chromosome 9, PHallii_v3.1, whole genome shotgun sequence genome has a window encoding:
- the LOC112876038 gene encoding HMG-Y-related protein A-like: MATPTPSGGGGGSPPAASDLVPPSYPEMIVAAIAALAEENGSSQAAIARRIEAEARGDLPASHPALVAAHLSRMSAAGELVAVAGGKYALPPPPPPAPESPADGGVDDDDDCADEEEAPEPLPQPPAKRGRGRPPKVRPPGFPATGSGAAGPVGAPGAAASPPAAPRRRGRPPKPRDPHAPPKIPRPRGRPRKNPLPEGMAPRPRPGAPTTAKAARPQFAEVGFV; encoded by the exons ATGGCCACTCCCACTCCcagtggcggcggaggaggctcGCCTCCCGCCGCCTCCGATCTCGTGCCCCCCTCCTACCCCGAG ATGATCGTCGCCGCGATCGCCGCGCTCGCGGAGGAGAACGGCTCCAGCCAGGCCGCCATCGCGCGCCGCATCGAGGCGGAGGCCCGCGGCGACCTGCCGGCCTCGCACCCGGCCCTCGTCGCCGCGCACCTCTCCCGCATGTCCGCCGCCGGGGAGCTCGTCGCCGTCGCGGGGGGGAAGTACGCgctgcccccgcccccgccgccggcgccagaGTCGCCAGCTGACGGCGgcgtcgacgacgacgacgactgcgccgacgaggaggaggcgccggagcctctgccgcagccgcccgctAAGCGCGGGCGCGGAAGACCCCCGAAGGTGCGGCCCCCGGGCTTCCCCGCTACCGGGTCGGGAGCTGCCGGCCCCGTCGGCGCGCCCGGAGCTGCCGCctccccgcccgccgcgccgcgccggcgcgGCCGCCCGCCCAAGCCGCGGGACCCGCACGCGCCGCCCAAGAtcccgcgcccgcgcggccgcccgcgCAAGAACCCGCTTCCGGAGGGGAtggcgccgcggccgcgccccgGCGCGCCAACGACGGCCAAGGCGGCGCGCCCGCAGTTCGCCGAGGTCGGCTTCGTGTGA
- the LOC112874312 gene encoding coatomer subunit alpha-3, with the protein MLTKFETKSNRVKGLSFHPRRPWILASLHSGVIQMWDYRMGTLLDRFDEHDGPVRGVHFHATQPLFVSGGDDYKIKVWNYKTHRCLFTLHGHLDYIRTVQFHHEYPWIVSASDDQTIRIWNWQSRTCVAVLTGHNHYVMCASFHPKEDLVVSASLDQTVRVWDIGALRKKTVSPADDILRLTQMNTDLFGGVDAVVKYVLEGHDRGVNWASFHPSLPLIVSGADDRQVKLWRMNDTKAWEVDTLRGHMNNVSCVMFHAKQDIIVSNSEDKSIRIWDATKRTGIQTFRREHDRFWILAAHPEMNLLAAGHDSGMIVFKLERERPAFCVSGDTVFYVKDRFLRFFEYSTQKEVQVAPIRRPGSVSLNQSPRSLSYSPTENAVLICSDADGGSYELYIVPKDSAGRADYLQEAKKGAGGSAVFVARNRFAVLEKSSNQVLVKNLKNEIVKKSPLPIATDAIYYAGTGNLLCKAEDRVAIFDLQQRLVLGELQTPAVKYVAWSTDMESVALLSKHAVVIASKKLVHRCTLHETIRVKSGAWDENGVFIYTTLNHMKYCLPNGDSGIIKTLDVPIYITRVVGNNIFCLDRDGKNKLIAVDASEYIFKLALLRKRYDHVMSMIKNSQLCGQAVISYLQQKGFPEVALHFVKDEKTRFNLALESGNIQIAVASAKEIDDKDHWYRLGIEALRQGNVGIVEYAYQRTKNFERLAFLYLITGYLDKVGFMCKIAGQNNNLMGQFHNALYLGDAKKRVEILENAGQLPLAYVTAVTHGLTEIAERIAAELGENVPSLPEGKSHSLLMPPAPLTACGDWPLLRVMRGIFEGGLDATGRAELEEDDEAAGADWGDEDLDIIDASEVVANGADGFVDAEENEPNEEDGEEGGWDLEDLELPPETETPKAAGSARSAVFVAPTPGIPVSQIWTQRSSLAGEHAASGNFDTAMRLLNRQLGIRNFAPLKPLFLDLHMGSHTYLRALAAAPVISVAVEKGWNESASPNVRGPPALVFSFSQLEDRLKAAYKATTEGRFPEALRQFLSILHTIPVIVVDSRREVDEVKELIEIVREYVLGLKMELKRKELRDDVTRQQELAAYFTNCKLQRVHMRLVLASAMALCFKQKNYATAAHFARMLLENSPQEAQAKKARQVLQACQDKNDSHQLNYDFRNPFVVCGATYVPIYRGQKDVSCPYCGSRFVPSIEGQLCTICELATVGADASGLLCSPTQLR; encoded by the exons ATGCTGACCAAGTTCGAGACGAAGAGCAACCGGGTGAAGGGCCTGAGCTTCCACCCGCGGCGGCCATGGATCCTGGCGAGCCTCCACAGCGGGGTGATCCAGATGTGGGACTACCGCATGGGCACCCTCCTCGACCGCTTCGACGAGCACGACGGGCCTGTCCGCGGCGTCCACTTCCACGCCACCCAGCCGCTCTTCGTCTCCGGAG GTGATGATTATAAGATTAAGGTCTGGAATTACAAGACACACCGCTGTCTCTTCACACTTCATGGGCACCTTGACTACATTCGCACTGTGCAATTCCATCATGAGTACCCATGGATCGTAAGTGCTAGTGATGATCAGACAATACGGATCTGGAACTGGCAGTCACGCACCTGTGTGGCTGTGCTGACTGGGCATAACCACTATGTAATGTGTGCATCTTTCCATCCCAAAGAAGACCTGGTTGTATCGGCATCACTTGATCAGACTGTTCGCGTCTGGGATATTGGAGCTCTGAGGAAGAAGACAGTGTCACCTGCAGATGACATCCTTCGTCTCACCCAGATGAACACAGATCTATTTGGCGGTGTTGACGCTGTAGTGAAATATGTCTTGGAAGGCCATGACCGTGGAGTCAATTGGGCCTCATTTCATCCCAGTTTGCCACTCATTGTTTCTGGGGCAGATGACCGGCAGGTGAAGCTATGGAGAATGAATG ACACCAAGGCTTGGGAAGTTGATACTTTGAGGGGCCACATGAATAATGTGTCTTGTGTGATGTTCCATGCAAAACAAGACATCATTGTGTCAAACTCAGAAGACAAAAGCATTCGCATTTGGGATGCCACAAAGAGAACTGGTATTCAAACATTTAGGCGGGAACATGACCGTTTCTGGATTCTTGCTGCTCACCCTGAAATGAATCTTCTTGCTGCTGGTCATGACAGCGGCATGATCGTGTTCAAACTAGAGAGGGAACGCCCAGCCTTCTGTGTAAGTGGTGACACTGTTTTCTATGTGAAGGACCGATTTCTCCGGTTCTTTGAATACTCTACCCAGAAGGAAGTTCAAGTGGCTCCCATAAGAAGGCCTGGATCAGTTAGCTTGAACCAGTCACCAAGGTCGTTATCATACAGCCCAACCGAAAATGCTGTCTTGATCTGTTCTGATGCCGATGGAGGCTCATATGAACTCTACATTGTTCCTAAGGATTCAGCTGGCAGGGCTGATTATTTGCAAGAGGCAAAGAAGGGAGCTGGTGGTTCTGCAGTTTTTGTGGCGCGCAACAGGTTCGCAGTCCTTGAGAAGAGTAGCAATCAAGTTTTGGTCAAGAACCTTAAGAATGAAATTGTGAAGAAAAGTCCCCTTCCAATTGCGACTGATGCAATATACTATGCTGGGACTGGTAACTTGCTGTGCAAAGCTGAAGATCGGGTGGCCATCTTTGATCTTCAGCAAAGACTAGTCCTTGGTGAGCTCCAGACTCCTGCTGTTAAATATGTTGCTTGGTCCACCGATATGGAATCTGTTGCACTGTTGAGCAAGCATGCAGTGGTTATAGCTAGCAAGAAGCTTGTCCATCGTTGCACATTGCATGAAACCATCCGTGTGAAAAGTGGTGCCTGGGATGAGAATGGCGTGTTCATTTACACTACATTGAACCATATGAAGTACTGTCTTCCCAATGGAGACAGTGGGATCATAAAAACCCTTGATGTTCCTATTTACATAACAAGGGTTGTTGGGAACAATATTTTCTGCCTAGATCGTGATGGAAAGAACAAGTTGATTGCAGTTGATGCATCTGAGTACATTTTCAAGCTCGCACTTCTCCGAAAACGCTACGACCATGTTATGAGTATGATTAAGAACTCCCAGCTATGTGGACAGGCTGTTATTTCTTATTTACAGCAGAAAGGCTTTCCTGAAGTTGCTCTGCACTTTGTGAAGGATGAGAAGACCAGATTTAACCTAGCTCTTGAGAGTGGTAACATCCAAATTGCAGTTGCTTCTGCAAAGGAGATTGATGACAAGGATCACTGGTACAGGTTGGGAATTGAGGCCCTGAGGCAAGGAAATGTTGGCATTGTGGAATATGCATACCAACGAACAAAGAATTTTGAGAGGCTTGCTTTTCTGTATCTTATCACTGGTTATTTGGACAAGGTGGGCTTCATGTGCAAAATTGCTGGACAGAATAATAATTTGATGGGACAGTTCCACAATGCACTATATCTTGGGGATGCTAAGAAGAGAGTTGAGATCTTGGAGAATGCTGGGCAGCTACCGCTTGCTTATGTTACTGCTGTCACTCATGGGCTCACTGAAATTGCCGAGAGGATTGCTGCTGAATTGGGCGAAAATGTTCCTTCACTGCCTGAAGGAAAATCTCACTCACTGCTCATGCCCCCTGCACCTCTTACAGCCTGTGGCGATTGGCCATTGCTGCGTGTGATGCGTGGAATCTTTGAAGGTGGACTGGATGCTACTGGAAGGGCAGAGCTTGAGGAAGATGATGAAGCTGCTGGTGCTGACTGGGGTGATGAAGATTTGGATATTATTGATGCAAGTGAGGTGGTGGCAAATGGTGCTGATGGTTTTGTTGATGCGGAGGAGAATGAACCAAATGAGGAGGATGGTGAGGAAGGTGGCTGGGACCTGGAAGATCTGGAACTCCCACCTGAAACAGAGACTCCAAAAGCTGCTGGCAGTGCTCGCTCTGCTGTATTTGTTGCTCCTACACCAGGCATCCCTGTCAGCCAGATTTGGACTCAGAGATCTTCTCTGGCTGGGGAGCATGCGGCTTCAGGGAACTTTGACACAGCAATGCGGTTACTTAACCGCCAGTTGGGTATCAGGAATTTCGCTCCCCTTAAGCCCTTGTTTCTTGATCTGCACATGGGCAGTCACACATATCTGCGTGCACTTGCTGCTGCTCCGGTAATATCAGTTGCTGTTGAGAAAGGATGGAATGAGTCTGCAAGTCCTAATGTGAGGGGCCCTCCTGCACTTGTTTTCAGCTTCTCACAGTTGGAAGACAGACTCAAGGCTGCCTACAAAGCCACAACTGAGGGCAGGTTCCCGGAAGCACTGAGGCAGTTCCTAAGCATCTTACATACCATTCCTGTTATTGTGGTGGACTCACGGAGAGAAGTTGATGAAGTGAAGGAATTAATCGAGATAGTGAGAGAGTATGTTCTTGGTCTGAAAATGGAACTCAAGAGAAAGGAATTGAGGGATGATGTTACCCGTCAACAGGAGTTGGCTGCTTACTTCACTAATTGCAAGCTTCAAAGAGTTCATATGAGGCTTGTGCTTGCAAGCGCTATGGCTCTTTGTTTCAAGCAGAAAAACTATGCTACTGCAGCACACTTTGCAAGGATGCTTCTTGAGAACAGCCCCCAGGAGGCTCAAGCAAAGAAGGCTCGGCAGGTGTTGCAAGCTTGCCAGGACAAGAATGATTCTCACCAACTGAACTACGACTTCAGAAATCCATTCGTTGTCTGCGGTGCTACATATGTTCCTATCTACCGTGGCCAAAAGGATGTTTCCTGCCCATATTGTGGATCCCGGTTTGTTCCTTCCATCGAGGGGCAGCTTTGTACCATATGTGAGCTTGCCACAGTTGGGGCAGATGCTTCAGGCCTCCTCTGCTCCCCTACACAGTTGAGATAA
- the LOC112875788 gene encoding serine/threonine-protein kinase GRIK1-like, translated as MADLTDIGCCSCFSFLRKPRASVPQPRDADGTFSEELLKRQSAEDPDESFYTGDDPDLSLYNGDNLDGSFFNGDDPDRCLYDEDGNDYLDGSDDGPPRKSSEDIIQSRAQNGFACREIPVKETNKVFRSEDENGNKMVNQYVHLGKIGSGSYGKVVLYRNVEDGKLYAVKVLNKPYMMKVRVVRSETAMTDVLREVSIMKMLNHPNIVNLVEVINDPNIDKFYMVLEYVEGKMVCDNGLEEATARNYLRDIIYGLMYLHSHNVIHGDIKPDNLLVTSSGNVKIGDFSVSQVFEDDDDMLWRSPGTPVFTAPECCQGSAYHGRASDTWAVGVTLYCMMSGHYPFLGDTLQETYDKIANDPVQIPGDMNPQLADLIQRLLCKDPGDRITLQAAAEHPWVVGDKGPMPEYICRCGFGRRERNDFRE; from the exons ATGGCGGACCTAACCGACATAGGCTGCTGTAGTTGCTTTAGCTTTTTAAGGAAGCCCAGAGCGTCTGTTCCTCAACCTCGGGATGCTGATGGCACATTTTCTGAAGAATTGCTGAAACGTCAATCGGCTGAAGATCCTGATGAAAGCTTCTATACTGGAGATGATCCTGATCTAAGCTTATACAACggggataatcttgatggaagCTTCTTCAATGGAGATGATCCTGATAGATGCTTGTATGATGAAGACGGTAATGACTATCTTGATGGAAGTGACGATGGACCTCCAAGGAAGAGTTCTGAAGATATCATACAGTCAAGAGCTCAAAATGGCTTTGCATGTAGAGAGATCCCAGTTAAGGAGACAAATAAAGTATTTCGTTCAGAG GATGAAAATGGTAATAAGATGGTTAATCAATATGTTCACTTGGGAAAGATTGGTTCTGGAAGCTATGGCAAAGTG GTTCTATACAGAAACGTGGAAGATGGAAAACTATATGCAGTGAAG GTTTTGAATAAGCCTTACATGATGAAAGTACGTGTTGTACGATCAGAAACTGCAATGACAGATGTTCTTCGGGAG GTATCCATAATGAAAATGTTGAATCATCCCAATATTGTAAATCTTGTTGAAGTGATTAATGACCCAAACATAGATAAATTCTACATGG TTCTTGAGTATGTTGAAGGAAAAATGGTTTGTGATAATGGTTTAGAAGAAGCTACTGCAAGAAATTATTTGCGAGACATAATATATGGTCTTATGTATCTTCACTCTCAT AACGTTATTCATGGTGATATCAAACCAGACAATCTCTTGGTTACAAGTTCTGGCAATGTGAAGATAGGAGATTTCAGTGTTAGCCAGGTTTTTGAG GATGACGATGATATGCTTTGGAGATCTCCCGGTACACCTGTTTTCACCGCTCCGGAGTGCTGTCAAG GTTCAGCCTACCATGGCAGGGCATCCGATACGTGGGCAGTCGGCGTAACTTTATATTGCATGATGTCTGGGCACTATCCATTTCTTGGAGATACATTGCAGGAAACTTACGATAAG ATTGCCAATGATCCTGTGCAAATACCTGGCGACATGAACCCCCAACTTGCTGATTTGATCCAAAGGCTTCTCTGCAAAG ATCCCGGGGATCGTATCACCTTGCAGGCTGCGGCGGAGCATCCTTGGGTTGTTGGGGACAAGGGCCCAATGCCTGAATACATCTGCAGGTGTGGCTTTGGCCGCAGAGAGAGGAATGATTTTCGGGAATAA